A region of Thermobifida halotolerans DNA encodes the following proteins:
- a CDS encoding NAD-dependent epimerase/dehydratase family protein produces MARVVLVTGVSGYLGARVATALQDHPDVERVIGVDSAAPEHPLGRTEFVRAGLHGGGVAAAVRDSGADTVLHLRLAVAPQTAGRARTAENNVLGTMQLLEACQRSSSVRRLVVRSTAAVYGCAHEPRQEVPDAERIRVRRTARPRELTEAAVSERYVRGLGRRRPDLSIAVLRLADLMGPSVESPLTQYLERRLVPVLRGHDPRMQFLHEEDGVEVIRRMALTDRDGVFDVAAPDAIPLSQCLRRAGRSMMLPVPEPGLRVLGSLAGRRRLDYSPERLRQLDSGRLLDCSAVQRALDWSPTYTSQEAFDSYVAGCAVSRTVPARRRRRPLRRA; encoded by the coding sequence ATGGCCCGCGTCGTGCTTGTCACCGGGGTCTCGGGTTATCTGGGGGCCAGAGTCGCAACCGCCCTGCAGGACCACCCCGACGTGGAACGAGTCATCGGCGTCGACTCCGCGGCGCCCGAGCATCCGCTGGGACGGACGGAGTTCGTCCGGGCCGGGTTGCACGGCGGCGGTGTCGCCGCGGCCGTACGGGATTCGGGCGCCGACACCGTCCTTCATCTCCGGTTGGCCGTCGCGCCGCAGACGGCGGGGCGTGCGCGGACGGCGGAGAACAACGTCCTGGGCACGATGCAGTTGCTGGAGGCGTGCCAGCGGTCCAGCAGCGTGCGGCGGCTCGTCGTCCGCTCCACGGCCGCGGTCTACGGCTGTGCGCACGAGCCGCGCCAGGAGGTTCCGGACGCCGAGAGGATCCGCGTCCGGAGGACGGCGCGACCGAGAGAACTCACCGAGGCCGCCGTGTCGGAGCGCTATGTGCGCGGTCTCGGCCGCCGACGGCCCGACCTGTCCATCGCGGTGCTGCGCCTCGCCGATCTCATGGGGCCGTCGGTGGAGTCTCCGCTCACCCAGTACCTGGAGCGGCGTCTGGTGCCGGTGCTGCGGGGCCACGACCCCCGGATGCAGTTCCTGCACGAGGAGGACGGGGTCGAGGTCATCCGCAGGATGGCGCTCACCGACCGCGACGGCGTCTTCGACGTGGCCGCCCCGGACGCGATCCCGCTGTCGCAGTGCCTGCGCCGGGCCGGGCGGTCCATGATGCTGCCGGTGCCCGAACCGGGGCTGCGGGTACTGGGCAGCCTGGCGGGCCGCCGACGGCTCGACTACTCCCCCGAGCGGCTGCGGCAGTTGGACTCCGGCCGCCTCCTGGACTGCAGCGCGGTGCAGCGCGCCCTCGACTGGTCGCCGACCTACACCTCGCAGGAGGCCTTCGACAGTTACGTGGCCGGGTGCGCGGTGTCGCGCACGGTCCCGGCCCGCCGTCGGCGCCGCCCGCTGCGCCGCGCCTGA
- a CDS encoding LysR family transcriptional regulator — MLDLDRLRALHAIAEYGSVSAAAEVLGITTSAVSQQIAKLERETACRLLERSGRGVRLTDAAMLLAGHAERILGLVAEAEADLEAKRGSVVGKLKVASFATASRGIMPRALRTVTEAHPELTVELHECDPKAALPQVLRGDFDLAVVHDWRGSPLSFPEGMDKLHLMDDPAEIALPSAHPLADRATLAVTDLATEDWVGAPPSDICHAWLCHTLRSHGMEPRIVHFSQEYPTQLALVAEGHCVALLPRLGRGTLPAGVVAVPVRPRLVRHLYIVWRCESRRRPAVQAMVEALREAVDTVGTTRTVHLRPGSVTA, encoded by the coding sequence GGCGCTCCACGCGATCGCCGAGTACGGTTCGGTGAGCGCGGCCGCGGAGGTTCTGGGCATCACCACCTCCGCGGTCTCCCAGCAGATCGCCAAGTTGGAGCGGGAGACCGCCTGCCGGCTTCTGGAACGCAGCGGGCGCGGAGTCCGGCTCACCGACGCCGCGATGCTGCTGGCCGGGCACGCCGAACGCATCCTCGGTCTCGTCGCCGAGGCCGAGGCCGACCTGGAGGCCAAGCGCGGCAGCGTCGTGGGCAAGCTCAAGGTCGCCTCCTTCGCCACCGCCTCGCGCGGGATCATGCCGCGTGCGCTGCGCACGGTGACCGAGGCCCACCCCGAACTCACCGTGGAGCTGCACGAGTGCGACCCCAAGGCCGCGCTGCCGCAGGTGCTGCGCGGCGACTTCGACCTCGCCGTCGTCCACGACTGGCGCGGCTCGCCGCTGTCCTTCCCCGAGGGGATGGACAAGCTCCACCTCATGGACGACCCGGCGGAGATCGCGCTGCCGAGCGCGCACCCGTTGGCCGACCGTGCGACGCTGGCCGTCACCGACCTGGCCACCGAGGACTGGGTGGGCGCCCCGCCCAGCGACATCTGCCACGCCTGGCTGTGCCACACGCTGCGCTCCCACGGGATGGAACCGCGCATCGTGCACTTCTCGCAGGAGTACCCCACCCAGTTGGCCCTGGTCGCGGAAGGCCACTGTGTCGCGTTACTGCCCCGCCTGGGCAGGGGTACTCTTCCTGCGGGGGTTGTCGCGGTCCCGGTCCGTCCCCGCCTGGTACGCCACCTCTACATCGTGTGGCGCTGCGAGTCCAGGCGCCGTCCCGCGGTGCAGGCGATGGTGGAGGCCCTGCGCGAGGCGGTCGATACGGTGGGGACCACGCGGACGGTCCACCTCCGCCCCGGTTCCGTCACCGCGTGA
- a CDS encoding 30S ribosomal protein bS22: MGSVIKKRRKRMAKKKHRKLLKKTRIARRNKK; encoded by the coding sequence ATGGGTTCGGTCATCAAGAAGCGTCGCAAGCGCATGGCGAAGAAGAAGCACCGCAAGCTGCTCAAGAAGACCCGTATCGCACGCCGCAACAAGAAGTAG
- a CDS encoding HAD family hydrolase, whose translation MWSRLRDRDHGRTALAGAASATAAANTLVHTDDAHASDERADPHRTAAFFDVDNTLMRGASIYHFARGLAARDLFTTRDLLRFGWGQMVFRISGSEQRNHINAAREAALAFVAGHKVDDLVTLCEEIYDETMADRIWEGARRLVRRHLDAGQRVWLVTATPVELADIIKRRLGLTGALGTVAESVDGVYTGRLVGDLLHGPAKAEAVRALAELENLDLTRCTAYSDSYNDLPLLSLVGHPNAVNPDDDLQRHAHTHGWPVHDFRRHRTALTVGLPSAMAGAVAGGVLVGLLRRRRPL comes from the coding sequence ATGTGGAGCCGTCTCCGAGACCGTGACCACGGCCGCACCGCGCTCGCCGGAGCGGCCTCCGCCACGGCAGCCGCCAACACCCTCGTCCACACGGACGACGCGCACGCCTCCGACGAGCGTGCCGATCCCCACAGAACCGCCGCCTTCTTCGACGTGGACAACACGCTCATGCGCGGCGCGTCCATCTACCACTTCGCCCGCGGACTGGCCGCACGCGACCTGTTCACCACCCGTGACCTCCTCCGGTTCGGCTGGGGGCAGATGGTCTTCCGGATCAGCGGCTCCGAGCAGCGCAACCACATCAACGCCGCACGCGAGGCGGCCCTGGCGTTCGTGGCCGGGCACAAGGTCGACGACCTGGTCACGCTGTGCGAGGAGATCTACGACGAGACCATGGCCGACCGCATCTGGGAGGGCGCGCGGCGGCTGGTGCGGCGCCACCTCGACGCCGGACAGCGGGTCTGGCTGGTCACCGCGACCCCGGTGGAGCTCGCCGACATCATCAAACGCCGCCTCGGACTCACCGGCGCACTGGGCACGGTCGCCGAGTCCGTGGACGGCGTGTACACGGGCCGCCTGGTGGGCGACCTGCTGCACGGCCCCGCCAAGGCCGAGGCGGTCCGCGCGCTCGCGGAGCTGGAGAACCTCGACCTCACCCGGTGCACCGCCTACAGCGACTCCTACAACGACCTTCCGCTGCTGTCCCTGGTGGGCCACCCCAACGCGGTCAACCCCGACGACGACCTGCAACGGCACGCCCACACGCACGGCTGGCCCGTGCACGACTTCCGCAGGCACCGCACCGCGCTGACCGTCGGCCTGCCCTCCGCGATGGCGGGAGCGGTGGCGGGCGGGGTCCTGGTGGGCCTGCTACGCCGCCGCAGACCCCTCTGA
- a CDS encoding histidine phosphatase family protein, whose translation MSTTTVIHLLRHGEVHNPEGILYGRLPDFHLSERGRQMAELAAEWLSDRDVAVLYSSPLERAQETAEPISTGLDLQVHLDARLLEAANRFEGKPFTSRSIADPRIWSRLYNPFLPSWGEPYRAIVRRMSEVVRHVRKEAWGREAVCVSHQLPIWVIRRAAEKQRLWHRPDRRQCNLASVTSLTFEEERLVAVSYAEPAASLYPGSSAIPGA comes from the coding sequence ATGTCCACGACCACCGTCATCCACCTGCTGCGCCACGGTGAGGTGCACAATCCCGAGGGAATCCTCTACGGGAGGCTTCCCGACTTCCATCTCAGCGAGCGGGGACGCCAGATGGCCGAACTCGCGGCGGAGTGGCTCTCCGACCGTGACGTCGCGGTGCTGTACTCCTCGCCGCTGGAACGGGCGCAGGAGACCGCCGAGCCGATCTCCACCGGGCTCGACCTGCAGGTCCATCTCGACGCGCGGCTGCTGGAGGCCGCCAACCGCTTCGAGGGAAAGCCCTTCACCTCCCGCTCGATCGCCGACCCGCGCATCTGGAGCAGGCTGTACAACCCGTTCCTGCCCTCCTGGGGCGAGCCGTACCGCGCGATCGTGCGGCGCATGAGCGAGGTCGTCCGCCACGTGCGCAAGGAGGCGTGGGGGCGCGAGGCGGTGTGCGTCAGCCACCAGCTCCCCATCTGGGTCATCCGGCGCGCCGCCGAGAAGCAGCGCCTGTGGCACCGTCCGGACCGACGCCAGTGCAACCTGGCCAGTGTCACCTCGCTGACCTTCGAGGAGGAGCGACTGGTCGCCGTCTCCTACGCCGAACCGGCGGCGTCCCTGTACCCCGGCAGTTCCGCCATACCGGGGGCCTGA